The Styela clava chromosome 3, kaStyClav1.hap1.2, whole genome shotgun sequence genome includes the window CAAAATGTGGgattgataataaataattagaacattattatatatatatatatacaattacattaataataaaaagatgCAGGGTGACATATCACTGCTCTGGCATTTCCAATTGATGACGCCTTTGCATAGATCCTTCAATTATTGTTGCTGATAATTATAGATTAGCTGACATCTTGACCCAAGCCTTTTGAAGCTGATGTGCGATGGCATGCTTTGGGGGAACTAGGAGGCCTTTATCTTTCGTAAAGCCCCCTGCAAGTGCTTCTGCAACTTCCGATCTCGTGAACCACTTTGCATCTTCAAGCTCTTCTTGATCTACAGTTATTTTCTCTGAGACTGCATACCCAACAAGACCTATCATTAGCTGTCCCGGAAATGGCCATGGCTGGGATGAATGATATTCCAAACGACCAACTTCAACACCACTTTCCTCATGTACTTCACGCCTTGCCGCATCCTCAACAGATTCCCCTGGTTCCATGAATCCTGCTAAGCAAGAATACATACGAGGTGGAAACCTTGCTTGTCTACCAAGCAAGCATTTCGTTCCATCTGGTGACACAACCAGAACGATTACCACTGGGTCAATTCTTGGGAAACATGTATTGTGGACACCATTATGGCTTCTACATTCTGAATTTAAGCAACTTCTTTTGTATCCAGATTCAGCCATTTTAGTTTTACTTCCACATGTTGGACAAAATCTGTATCGATCATGCCACGCTAAAATTGAGCGAGCTTGGGCAACTAGTCCAGATTCTTCGACTGGTAACATCATCATTCTGGTCGCATATCCTTTTCCAGAAAATTCACCGCCAAATTCCTTCGCAGGAAAGCCTTCTTCACTGGGAAAATGTCGGTAGTTAATTGCAAAATAAGCAATAGTATCTGGTTCAATACCAGAATCATCACTATTTTTTCCCAAGCAACCTTTGCCAATGTAAATGACATCATATTCTTTATCAGCCACTGCATTCAACTGGTCATATGACAGAAACAACACTGATGGTTTACTAGACTTGTTTGTTGAGATCAATAATTCCAATTCAGCAAAAACTGCATATCGAGTTGATCCCAAAGTTTTAAGAGACTCAATGTATTGAACATCTTTCCGCTGATAAGACTGTCTATTGGCTGCATTGGTTCCGAAATAGTTGACATGCTCCAAACGAGATGATGAGGGTTTTAAAAACTTATAAAGAGTGTCAACAACACCTTTTTGATTCCAGAATGTTCCAATGTCAGTGACACTTTGGCCAGTCCTAGTAGTTAAACTAGGATCCGCACCATTCTCTAGCAGAAACTTCACTATTTCTTTATGACCATTTCTTGCAGCGAGCATTAGTGCGGTCCAGCCATGATCATTTCTATGATCTATCGAGACTGAACGAAAGAAGCTGAGCGTGTTTCGGATGGCATTCACATCGCCATCCGACGCAGCCCTAAAAAAGCGTTCGGTGAGTTCAGCTTGCGCATTGCTTCCCCGCAAATTCGAAACATCTTCCAAAGCATTGTTCATGCCAAAATTAACGAACGAAAAATGAGTTTACTAGACCTGTAATTTGCAAGTTGAAAAATCACTCATAATTATATTTCCATACCAAAAATTGGGAGGGAGTAAAAATTGGCAGGGAGTACAGGGAACAAGTCAACAATGCTGTATTTATGAAAGGTAAATGTTGTTAATATTGCAGTGTGACGCATCATGCTACAGTCAGACAGTTCTAAGCGtcaggaatacactcgccaccgcacctctgattaccctgcgtggattCGAATGCCatgtggggatagttatgtgcgagaggattgctggactcttcgccgaCATACCGtggataggatagaatttacaggATTACCCTGCGTCAGTACGTGGGTTCGagtcccatgcggggataggcCTAGTagtgtgcgagaggattgctggactcttcgccgacatacagacatagggtggttcacagtTTCCTCCCCCATCAATTCCACGCTtcggaaaacaaataactggctaaataatcTCATGTCATATCGCCAccgaggccgtggttcgccatattactgtattaggaaTTTTCCTGGGaattgggataaatatgtaaatcatattctGTCCTAATACAGATACCACCAATACATATCTCTATGGCGCGGCGGTTTTGCTCATCCTGCTAAGCGTTAGGAGTACGCTCGCCACGGCATCTCttattaccctgcgtgggttcgcatgtTCGAGTCCCATGCGgggtagttatgtgcgagaggattgctggactcctcgccgtcgtagggtggttcacgtaaccgctggtcggttacggtacggcttcctccaccatcaagtccatgcttccgaaaaaacaaataactaaaactaatcccatacccgacatggactggcaacCGGACGAAGGGCCTTGATtagccatatggttaagccggctttcctctccccgggataaatatgtaaatcctatcctatgtcaATCAGAGGTGTGGTTGTGAGTCCCTCAAAACAGAATCCGCCCGAATATATTTCTCTCATTTCAGAATTCCGGATTCCTTGAGGAATAGATACCTCCACTacaggagtggtgactcctctacggcccatctaattgggccacatgggccgtggcccatagcttgatgggccgcggccccatcaagaaaaattcaattatct containing:
- the LOC120342719 gene encoding NAD-capped RNA hydrolase NUDT12-like; translated protein: MNNALEDVSNLRGSNAQAELTERFFRAASDGDVNAIRNTLSFFRSVSIDHRNDHGWTALMLAARNGHKEIVKFLLENGADPSLTTRTGQSVTDIGTFWNQKGVVDTLYKFLKPSSSRLEHVNYFGTNAANRQSYQRKDVQYIESLKTLGSTRYAVFAELELLISTNKSSKPSVLFLSYDQLNAVADKEYDVIYIGKGCLGKNSDDSGIEPDTIAYFAINYRHFPSEEGFPAKEFGGEFSGKGYATRMMMLPVEESGLVAQARSILAWHDRYRFCPTCGSKTKMAESGYKRSCLNSECRSHNGVHNTCFPRIDPVVIVLVVSPDGTKCLLGRQARFPPRMYSCLAGFMEPGESVEDAARREVHEESGVEVGRLEYHSSQPWPFPGQLMIGLVGYAVSEKITVDQEELEDAKWFTRSEVAEALAGGFTKDKGLLVPPKHAIAHQLQKAWVKMSANL